Proteins from one Gallus gallus isolate bGalGal1 chromosome 17, bGalGal1.mat.broiler.GRCg7b, whole genome shotgun sequence genomic window:
- the ZBTB6 gene encoding zinc finger and BTB domain-containing protein 6 — MAADSEVLHFQFEQQGDAVLQKMNLLRQQNLFCDVSIYINDTEFHGHKVIFAACSTFMRDQFLLNQSRQVRITILQSAEVGRKLLLSCYTGALEVKKKELLKYLTAASYLQMVHIVEKCSEALSKYLEIDASMENSSQAAEKCHSSDTELRSKDEVSDKDCEIIEIYEDSPVNLEFSVKQEKGDNLQPAAQSLVSERKDTGTPEISTVEIGYKDDEICIFRMDSMNVPNVENDHFPQPCTSSKTNLYFPETQHSLINSTVESRNTEMSGAHAQAFVTDNPEGTSTQMNGFQNLDDSDNLWRNQCPKCPRGFLHLENYLRHLKMHKLFLCLQCGKTFTQKKNLNRHIRGHMGIRPFQCMVCLKTFTAKSTLQDHLNIHSGDRPYKCHCCDMDFKHKSALKKHLTSVHGRSSSEKPNLNAITKIEIDCD, encoded by the coding sequence ATGGCCGCGGACTCGGAGGTGCTGCACTTCCAGTTcgagcagcagggagatgcGGTGCTGCAGAAAATGAACCTCCTGCGGCAGCAGAACCTCTTCTGCGACGTCTCCATTTACATCAACGACACCGAATTCCACGGGCACAAGGTGATCTTTGCTGCCTGCTCCACGTTCATGAGGGATCAGTTCCTGCTCAACCAGTCCAGGCAGGTGCGAATCACCATCCTGCAGAGCGCCGAGGTGggcaggaagctgctgctctcctgttaCACGGGTGCGCTGGAGGTCAAGAAGAAGGAGCTCCTGAAGTACCTGACTGCCGCCAGCTACCTCCAGATGGTCCACATTGTGGAAAAGTGCAGCGAGGCGCTTTCAAAATACCTGGAAATCGACGCTTCCATGGAGAAtagcagccaggctgcagagaagtgCCATTCCTCTGACACTGAACTGAGGAGCAAGGACGAAGTTTCGGATAAGGACTGTGAAATAATTGAGATTTATGAAGATAGCCCAGTTAATTTAGAGTTCTCTGTTAAACAGGAGAAGGGGGATAACTTGCAGCCTGCGGCACAGAGTTTGGTCTCAGAAAGAAAGGACACAGGGACCCCGGAAATATCAACGGTTGAAATAGGATATAAGGATGATGAGATATGTATCTTCAGAATGGATTCTATGAACGTACCTAATGTGGAAAATGATCATTTTCCTCAGCCTTGCACCTCCTCTAAAACAAACTTATATTTCCCAGAAACCCAGCACTCCTTGATAAACTCTACAgttgaaagcagaaatacagaaatgtcaGGAGCTCACGCTCAGGCTTTTGTCACTGACAATCCAGAGGGGACTTCGACTCAGATGAACGGGTTTCAAAATCTGGATGATTCTGATAACTTGTGGCGGAACCAATGTCCAAAGTGTCCAAGAGGATTTCTGCATCTTGAGAACTATCTTAGACACCTAAAAATGCACAAGCTTTTCTTGTGTTTGCAGTGTGGTAAAACATTTacacaaaaaaagaatctcAACAGACACATCCGGGGCCATATGGGTATCCGCCCATTCCAATGCATGGTGTGCTTGAAGACGTTCACTGCCAAAAGTACTCTACAGGATCACTTGAACATACACAGCGGTGACAGGCCCTACAAGTGTCATTGCTGTGACATGGACTTCAAACACAAGTCTGCTCTTAAAAAGCACCTCACATCTGTTCATGGGAGGAGTAGCAGCGAAAAACCAAACCTGAATGCTATTACAAAAATTGAAATAGACTGTGATTAA
- the ZBTB26 gene encoding zinc finger and BTB domain-containing protein 26 has protein sequence MSERSDILHFKFDNYGDSMLQKMNKLREENKFCDVVVHIDDVEVHGHKIVFAAGSPFLRDQFLLNDSRDVKISILQSSEVGRQLLLSCYSGVLEFPEMELVNYLTAASFLQMSHIVERCTQALWKFIKPKQPLESKECEQQSDSSELKDHGEDEDSLPQDSPCIQPSEDSMDMEDSDIQIIKVESIGEVTEVRNKKDQNQFISSEQTALHSSEPQHFLINSTVENRASEIEQNHLHNYALSYAGSDNIILASKDMFGSNNRGIDKGLQWHHQCPKCTRVFRHLENYANHLKMHKLFMCLLCGKTFTQKGNLHRHMRVHAGIKPFQCKICGKTFSQKCSLQDHLNLHSGDKPHKCNYCDMVFAHKPVLRKHLKQLHGKNSFDNANERNVQDITVDFDSFTCSAATDSKVCQQADGSQVLDAGKLPQAVLSLRNDSTCVN, from the coding sequence ATGTCAGAAAGATCAGATATTCTTCACTTCAAGTTTGACAATTACGGCGATTCGatgttacagaaaatgaacaaactgagagaagaaaacaaattttgtgATGTTGTCGTCCATATAGATGATGTTGAAGTTCATGGGCATAAAATTGTATTTGCTGCTGGCTCTCCCTTTTTGAGAGATCAGTTCTTATTAAATGACTCTAGAGATGTAAAAATCTCTATCCTGCAAAGTTCGGAAGTAGGGAGGCAGTTGCTTTTGTCTTGTTACAGCGGCGTTCTGGAGTTTCCTGAAATGGAGCTGGTGAACTACTTAACTGCTGCGAGCTTTCTGCAGATGAGCCACATTGTTGAACGATGTACACAGGCACTCTGGAAGTTCATAAAACCGAAGCAGCCATTGGAGAGCAAAGAGTGTGAACAGCAAAGTGACTCCTCTGAGCTGAAGGACCACGGGGAAGATGAAGACTCTCTGCCACAAGATTCACCTTGTATTCAACCTTCAGAAGACAGTATGGACATGGAGGATAGTGATATTCAGATTATCAAGGTGGAGTCCATTGGGGAGGTAACAGAAGTTAGGAATAAAAAGGATCAGAAccagtttatttcttctgaacaaACTGCACTGCATTCCTCTGAACCTCAACACTTTCTAATCAACTCCACCGTTGAAAACAGAGCAAGTGAAATAGAGCAAAACCACCTCCACAATTATGCCCTTTCATATGCTGGCAGTGATAACATCATTCTGGCCTCTAAAGATATGTTTGGGTCTAACAACCGTGGTATAGACAAAGGCCTCCAGTGGCACCATCAGTGTCCAAAGTGCACAAGAGTATTTCGGCATCTAGAAAACTATGCTAATCACTTAAAGATGCATAAACTATTCATGTGTCTCCTCTGTGGCAAGACATTCACTCAGAAGGGCAATCTCCACCGGCACATGAGAGTGCATGCAGGCATCAAACCGTTCCAATGTAAGATCTGTGGGAAAACCTTCTCTCAGAAATGTTCCTTACAGGACCATCTCAACCTGCACAGTGGGGACAAGCCCCATAAGTGTAACTACTGTGACATGGTTTTTGCGCATAAGCCCGTTCTGAGGAAACATCTTAAACAGCTACATGGTAAAAATAGCTTTGACAATGCCAATGAAAGAAATGTTCAAGACATAACGGTGGACTTCGATTCATTCACATGTAGCGCTGCTACAGACAGTAAGGTCTGTCAGCAGGCTGATGGAAGCCAGGTACTGGATGCAGGGAAGCTGCCTCAGGCTGTGCTCAGTTTAAGAAATGATAGTACCTGTGTCAattaa